The following nucleotide sequence is from uncultured Draconibacterium sp..
CAAGACCTGATGAGATTTTACTGGACCGCGAATAAACCTGACGAGTTGATCCAATTCTTAGCAGAGCAAACAAACAACTATTCTGCCGATTACAGAGTTAGCGGAAACTTAAAATTCTACACGGCCTTGATTCAACACGACAAAAAAGATTTTAAGAATGCTAAATTGAATTTTCAGTTGGCAAAAGAAGCTTATGAAAAAGTTTTTGCTTCTGATCATCAGGTGTTCAAAGTAATTGAGTCGTATAACAATAAGTTGGCAAACTACGGTTCCTGAGAGTTTGTATACTAGTGTGGTTCAAGGGTATAAAAGGGGCAGCTTGTAGCCTCGATTGTTTCTGTTCTACTACCCAGACAATTCCCCCCCTCACCCCAATTTGCAATCGGGGTGCAATTCTACCGAATTGAATATGAACTGATCAGGCTGTGGCTGAGGTTCGGATTAGCTATAATTTTAATAGCTGGTACTTAAAATCCGCTATTGATAATTATTTTAAGATAAAACTTGCAATATATCATCCTGTTATGTAAAATTGCATGAATCAAATACCTCAATTATTAGCATGCCAAAAGCTTTCCGGTTTTCTCTACTCTTACTGATTTTTGAATTTTGTTTACGAAGCAGTTTTGCTCAGGAAGTCGCTGTTTCGATCGATTCGGTATTTTCCTCGTTTGCGAACAGGCCACCCATGGAAAAGTTGTATTTGCACACCGACCGGAATATTTATACCACCGGAGGTACCATCTGGTTCAGAGCTTACCTGCTTACTGCAACCGGTAACTTTCCCGCAACAATGAGCAATTTTATTTACGTTGAATTGTACGATCAGGCCGATTCGTTGGTATGCCGAAAGAAAATAAAGAAGATTGATGGTGTATTTAGCGGTAATATAAAGCTGGAATCTACTCTCCCTGAGGGCAGCTATTTTATCAGGGCTTATTCCATGTGGATGTTAAATCAGGGGCTTGACAATCTATTTTACAAGCCAATACATATAGGGAGTTTGCAAACGCACAAAATCACTTCGAAGATCGAGTTTCGTGAGAACGATGGGGAACAACAAACTGCCAGCATTTATTTTGCCGATAAAAACGGAGATCCGGTAACCGGCACCCGTGTTAAGTGTACTTTGCATTTAGGGAATTCAACAGCAGAAGTTTTATCACGAACGACAGGAGACGATGGAAAAATAAACTTTGATTTCAATCCGGAAAATAATGGTTCTTCCAGTCGGTTTATTGAAGTTGAGTTTGAGAAGAGTGAGATGGAATACCATACCAAATTCTTTATAGAAAAAGAAGATGAGGGACAGCTGGATGTGCAGTTTTTTCCTGAAGGTGGTGATCTTATCGATGGTGTTATAAACAGGGTTGCTTTCAAAGCAATTGGAAGCGACGGTTATTCCAGGAATGTTCGGGGTGTTGTTTTGAATGCTAAAAACGATACAATTACGAACATTGCAAGCGAGCACCTCGGAATGGGGGCCTTTTACATAATTCCCGAAACAGGAGAAGAGTATCATGCCGAAATCAGAGATGTGGAAGATAGAATCGTACGTTTTCCATTGCCGCAGCATTATAAGAAAGGGGCTGCTTTAACGGTTGTTAGCAGAGGGGAATCAATTCATTTGAATGTCAGGCAACAAAACTTTAATGCGATTGACTCCTGTTACATAATGGCTTATCTAGGTGAAAGATTGCTTTTTACTCAGAAACTGAACAACACTTTTTATAAAATACCAAAAGATATATTTCCTGAGGGAATCGTGAATTTTGTGTTGTTAAATGATAAAAAAGAGACCATCTCAAGCCGGATGGTATTTATCCGAAAAGATGAGGATGTAAATCTTCATGTGCAGCCAAACAAAGAGAATTACCAAAGGCGCGACAGTGTGTTTCTAAAACTTTCTATACTTCAGCAGGATTCGACTGTGCATTCAGGTAGCTTTTCGATAGCTGTTACAGACGACCTGGTGGTAAACATTGATTCGTTAAGTGATAATATCTGCACAAGTCTCTTGTTGACTTCTGATTTGAAAGGTTATGTGGAAGAGCCCGGATTCTACTTTTTAAACAATGCTGACAGTACAAATTTCTACCTCGATTTGTTGATGCTTACGCAAGGCTGGAAGCGTTTTGATCTTAACGAATTATTGCAACACGGAGTTCCTCCTGCCAAATATTACCTTGAATTGGGGCAAACCCTATCAGGGAATTATCAGAAAATGCTTTTGCAGAAAAAGAAAACTACTGAAATAAAGGCATTGGCTGTTAACCCGGTTATCACTGCATCGGCTTTCACCGATGAGAACAACAACTTCATTTTTAATGAATTGAATTTTCCGGAGAATACAACATTCATCGTACGTGCAGAACGTTTCACCAATATTAAACAGGAGCCTGCCGGGATAATCACCTTTGAGAAGGATACATTTCCTTCGTTTCAACATGCCGGAGTAATACCCCATAAAACAGAGGGTTTTACAGGTAAGGCATTTAAAAATGCCACAGAACGCGTTTATTACGAAGATGGAGGAAAGATGATTGTATTAGACGAAATTGAGATCAAGGTTGAAGATAAGACAAAACAAATTCTGGAAAGCAAGTATGGTATATCCAGTAATGTTTTTGACCAGGATAGAATCTCAAGATCTTTCCCGGTATCGCAGCCGATTGAAATTGTACTTCGGACATTACCGGGCGTATCCCGGATTGAAAATGGTAATGTTTTTCTCTCCCGTGGAAATGGGGCGGCTGAGATATTGGTGGATGGAATGGAACAAACGCTGGAAGATATTGGAGATCTTTATTCTGATAATATCGATCATATTGCTACAATTGTTGGTGCCGGCGCTGCGGTTTACAGTAGAAAAGGGGGAGCGAACGGTGTAATAATTATTAGTGTGAAGGAAGGCGGGCAGTTTCAATATGAACTCAAGGGCGTGAAAAAAATTACACCTTTGGGATATCAGAAACCTGTTGAGTTTTATGTCCCCAAATATGAGATTGATTCAGTTCGAATGGTGAAACAACCCGATATGCGCTCCACCGTTTTTTGGGCCCCCAACGTTACCATCCAGGACGGAGAAAAAACAACTGTAAGTTTTTATACCGCTGATCCATCCACTACCTATACTTATATTATTGAAGGAGTTGATGATGGTGGAAATTTATACCGGACGGTAGGAAAACTCAGGAGAGAGGATGAATAGGTCATGATAAAAATATTGCACCGCTGATTAAAACTGCTAAGGGTGGATAGTACTAATTCTTTGCATTGACGAGAAATAATTACCGCACTGCCATCACTCATTTTTAGTTAGCTCTGTCATGTTTCTCAAATGAAAACAGATGTCGGGCATTGATCAGGAGGGATTGACCATATCAGATAAAACCAGCACCGCTGCCGCGCGAATCCTTTCGCGTGGTGTCCAACTTGCCCCGATATTGAATTTTCTACCGCCCTGCACACATTATTGCCATGCGAGTATATAAAAATAGCCTGCGAGGGGCTATTATAAGGGCGCGAGGTAGTTTTACTTAGGTGCGAGGGCCTGATATTTACCTGCGAGGTACTAATATACATGTGCGAGGTAACCTCGCATGCCTTTTTATATCCCTCGCACGCTATTATCTATTCCTCGCGTACATTTAGATATACCTCGCACCCTATTGCGATTACCTCGCATACCAATATTTGATACAATGACGGGGTTTAGCCGGCAGAATTGCTTTTGCGTTGATCCTTTTGCTTCCAGTATTGGCTAACATAACCCACATAACGGTCTTTTCGGTGGCGGAATATATACTGGCCGGCACTTCGGATCTCGCTTACCTGCCGGTGCAAAGTCCAAAACGCTTTATTGCGTGCAATGGCTGCTTCATTTAAATGATTCTTTTCGCTTTTACTTTGTGCCCACAATTCAGCAAGCTCTTCCGATTTTGCCGTTGCTGTGTCGAGTAAGGCCAGGTCGAAGCCAATCGCCGTTAGCAGCAGGCTGTTTTTCTGCCCCAGTACCGACAGATCATTCAGGTCCTGGATAAGATTTGCATAGCTGTTTCCTTTGGCGATATGTTTTATACGACCGGCTAAATCAGGATTGTTCCGAAAGGCAAAACGCATGGATTGTAAAAGCCCGGCCTTGAGTTTAAGAGCTTCCGGTAGCTGTAATTTCCATTGCACTTGCGCATCGCCCGGAGTTTTTAATTTCTTTTCCCATAGGGTTTGAGCATCACGACAGGCTTTTATATTTTCCGGCAATTTGAGAACCAATTCCTCATCAACACCTGCTTTTACCAACTCAGGCACATCATCACACCATACATAAAGGTTTTCGGCTTCCTGCAAAAACGTGGCAACGGGTTGGTTAGGACGCGACGATTTTATTTCGTCAGGCTTGGTTGTTTTGTTGACTGGTGGCATTTTTTTCGATTTGGGTGAATCAATATCTTTTTGTTAAGCACAAGATAGTTTAGATTTGATAAAAAGGCAAATTGCAATTTGGGTTGGATATTATAAAAGCATCGCCCTTACAGACGATGCTTTTACTTGCCGGGCCTTTGCTTTTCTGACAAAATAAGACGCTAGCGATGCAGCATTTTAATGCTCAATCCTTTTTGTGCCGACCAGCCTTCTTTATCGGTTAGGCGTATCAAAAAATGATAATCCCCCTCGTCGTGCAGCTCAACACCATCACTTTCGGATATTGAAATAGTGAGGTTCGTTTCGTACTCCTTCAAACTTTCAGGAATAGAATAATCGTCGATGCTAACATAAGGATTCACCGGATCTTTATCCGGATCGGGATGGCAGCTTGTAACCTCCGTACTGTGCGAATGATGATCGAAATTATTGTGAATATCAATACTAAAAGCTCCCAGCTCAAGGTTATCGGAAAACCTCATTTTCAATACAAACGGTTCTCCAAAATAGATGGTATCGCAATTGGTTGGGAACGCGCCTGAAAAACTGATGTCGATTACCGGTTTCTCCTTATCTACTTCATTATCGTCGCTGCAGGCAGATGCAAAAAGCAGTAAAATGCTCAGTAGCGGCAGTATATTTGTTTTATTCATAACAATACTTTTTTAAAGCCAACGGGCAAAAACACCCGTCGACTTTTTAATATTTTATTCTTCAATAATCTCTAATTCCGATTCGGCAGTCGATTGATTGCCTTCCATATCGGTAACAATAAAATGAAAATGATAATCGCCAGCTTCGGCCCACTCTGCAATGTCGATGTGCTCGTGAAAAGTGGTGTTTTTTAAGCCCGTAAACTTTGTGTAGATCGTATCCACTTCCCACTCGGTTTCCAGTGCCGATTTATGTTCTCCTTCGTGATGAATAACCACCTGCACCAGATCGATTTTTCCTTCGGCAACAATTTCTGCTTCAACGTGTAAATCGCTGCCAGCTACTCCGGTGTGGTCGTTTCCATGACTGTCGCCTTCGCCCAGCTCCGTTAGGGTAATTTCGGGTTTTGCAATTGTTGTGTCATCGTCATCACATGCTGTAAAAAAAACAGCTACTCCTAAAGTTATCGCAACTAATAAATTTCTCTTTTTCATTCGTTTTAAATTGTTTGTTTTCAGTGGTAACTCATGTAACTCGCTTTTAATCATCCGCGTGTGAGTCAAATTTTGTAATGCTCGTTTCATCATTAAATAATTTTTGTTGATTTAACATTTATAAATTTCCTGAAAAGGGTACTGAAACATTCAAAACAATGTTCCGTCCCGGTTCAGGTACATTAATCAGCCTGTAAAAGCTGGTGTGTTTAAAATATTTGGTGTTAAGCAGGTTTTGTACCTGCATGGAGATGTTAATTCTTTGATTCAGAATTTCGATTTCGCCTCCCGCACCTATGTTAACCACCTGGTAACCGTTGGTAGTAACTTCCGGTGGAACAATGTTGTTCTGAGGCGCTGTAATTCTGTAATCTAGA
It contains:
- a CDS encoding DUF4625 domain-containing protein; translated protein: MNKTNILPLLSILLLFASACSDDNEVDKEKPVIDISFSGAFPTNCDTIYFGEPFVLKMRFSDNLELGAFSIDIHNNFDHHSHSTEVTSCHPDPDKDPVNPYVSIDDYSIPESLKEYETNLTISISESDGVELHDEGDYHFLIRLTDKEGWSAQKGLSIKMLHR
- a CDS encoding DUF4625 domain-containing protein, with translation MKKRNLLVAITLGVAVFFTACDDDDTTIAKPEITLTELGEGDSHGNDHTGVAGSDLHVEAEIVAEGKIDLVQVVIHHEGEHKSALETEWEVDTIYTKFTGLKNTTFHEHIDIAEWAEAGDYHFHFIVTDMEGNQSTAESELEIIEE